The window ATCTATTCATGTAATCTCCCCGTAAAATGTGTGTAGCATGTTTAAATTCCACTCAAGAATTCGGAGTAATTGAGGATTATCAAGACAACAATAAGAAACCTCATTTGATCATTACATCGTTCTGTACACATGACTCTACACTGCTCGAGAGTGTGGGTGTGCATCGCTCTGGCTTCCACAAAAAGCAGTGGGAGACCAGTGACAACTCAGAGTCATCTCATTGGGCCGCTAAGCCTCCATGAATTTTAATGCCTCCTCCAGAAGAACCTTCACCTCGACTCATCTCCCCAACGAGTGCTTTCAACCAGAAGCCAGTGAGTGGTGTTATAGAAATCTCCTCTGGGCACATTATCAGCGTTATATCCTTTACGTTTCTAACACAGCACAAGAGAATCAAAAAGGCATTTACATAATACCCACTTGTCAgtagtgtgtatgtgcataaaAGAGGCTTTgttttacagataaaaaaagGCTGTTATAAAAGTGAATGTTACAGAATCTAACACCCACCTCCTTTGTCTCACTActacaccctcctcctccctccaccttaATCATTTGTCATCCTCCTACTCTTTATCTACTCTTTGCTTTCCACCAACAGGCTGCACcagattttttatctttatcttcaCGTTACCACCACACAGGCACAAAtgtgaacacatttttaaaaaactcaacAATTCTTGTGAGGGGAAAAAGACAGCAGAGCTCACCCTCTTTCTGTTCCACTTCCTGCCCATCCCAGTCCCTCCTGGTAGTCTTGGGCAACAGGTCCATGTCCGCCGCGTGGACGTAACCGCACACCTTTGGTGAGGCGATGCGACTCAGATTCTTGATGTCTTCGGAGCGATAAACCAACAACCTGCCATCAGTTGGGGAATCTGTAAACCTCCATAGGGGCTGtgtggacagaaacacaaagagtgaAACATATGGGTCAGAGACGATCACAAGGTGGAGAGAGTATGACCAAGATGACAGGGTACAAGAGATGAGTAGGAGGAATATGGCACTCgacagctgtgtgaaatgtacAAATGATTCGCCTTAatagaatttgtttttaaataagaaaacagaaaaaggcaCCTGCACACTGAAAAGCTCCCCAGATTTACAGACTACATCATTGTAGCACTGGATTTACTGTATGTTCCTTGAAACATGTGCTGTTTGCTTGGTTTACTTAGCTCTGGTAAAGCCCATAATTTCATCACAGTCTTTCATACTGTGGCCTCACAACTGTCAAACCCCATTGTCAGTCCCTCCACAGATACAATGGTTTCACAGCGACTCCTTACCTCTACATTGTACTCTGCTTCTTCAGTTAGAATGTGAGCTGAAAACTCATCTCCGTCTATGTGTGCCTGCACACGTGAATTCTCTTCTCCTGCAGACAAAAAACAGGTAAGGTTACTGTTATTGAAAGACTAACAACAGCCAGTATCCTGTACTCTCTTCATATGAGGTGCAAACATATATTGGCACACTATCATGTCAGTCAGTATCATCTGAACAAGACAGTACTTAATCAACCCAAACATTGTAGTTACTCCTGATATTCAACAATAAAGTCAATTACTTGATTGTAATTTCTCAGATTAAgttcttaaaaatgtttttttcttatttaatttgacttgttttgCACATACAAATTAAGACTCTTAGGAAAGTGGCATATTTTGTCAAAAAAACCTGAATTAATTAATTCCTAAATCGTGTAACTTACCAACAACATGTCCTGTGAAGTAGTTCTGAAGCTGAATATCATAGTTCTCCTCCATCCCATGTTTATCTACAAACACAGCTTTGAAGTTATCAGTGAAAAGGTCCGTGTTGGTAGTCAAGTAAAGCTTGAAATGCCTGAAGtcagaaaaagaagatgaaaacatgCATCAGCATTAACCCAAACACTGTGGTTTTGGGGTCATAtttagtgacacacacacacacacacaacaaatattcaaaatatttacTGTCCACATATTTTCAAGCTGTCTCAACACAAAAAGAAGTAGGATCATATGAACAGTATATTGACAGAGTCGTCAGTCTGATGGCTGTAACTGTAGATTCTGTCCATAAAGGCAGTGACGTGATTCTCTCTTAGTGTGACTCCAACTGTACAGGCTGGGGGTCAAAATCCTCAGCTTTAGTTTTGTGCAAATATACATCCCAAAGATCAGCTGGTTAATATGCATCTTCAGCTATTTATATACTAAAAGTCAGAGGATAACTTGAAATTATAGAGTtaatacatattatatattatgtgtaGTTATCATATAAACATCCCAAGGATCAGCTGCAGTTAATATGCAGCCATTTGAGtaataaaaatcaatctttcAAGTCATTTTTGGTTGAAGGATTGTAACAAAAAGATGGAATTTCACTTTGATCAATTTCACATGACAGACTGTGGACTTTCACCCTCAACTATAAAATAGTTTGTATTAAATCGACCAAATTTATCATTTGACCTATAAAAAGCAGTTGCTATGAGCCTTGGAAAGAAATATCCGCATCTGCATTCCCATTTGCCAATATGCgacaatatgaaaacttttattttgcagaataaTGAAGAACaatgtgcatttatgttgaCATTAAATGtaagagaaatgtgtttattatctTAATTCTGGTTCTATacatttggttgtatttgtgttataaCTATGAATAAATTTAGGAAGTTTACGGTTAAAGCCTCCATTTCTCTGTCAGCATGTCAGGACACCTTTTTATTAACATCCAAATATCAATAACAGACCAAACACTCTGCCGGGCTCTACTTTTTAAAACCTACATATTGTATCATAAGCCAGATCAACAAAATTATGAATCTTCCATTTAAGATGGAAACACTACTCCACAGATCACAACTCCTGAGGCTGATCGCCAGacatgtggctgctgctgctgtaccTGTGCAGGGCTGTGAAGCTCACCAGCCGCTCCAGGTGGGACTGGGTGTGGACGTCCCTCTTCCTGACTGAGTGCAGCTGGAGGCCCGAGAATGGCAGCACATCAAAGTCTGACAGGAAGGAGTTCAGAAcatctggaaaacacacaagaagaagaacaagaagaagaagaagacgagtCAGTAACTAAGTGTCCCTGCACAGACTCGTCACTGGATCTGACAAACCCACTTCCTCAATTGATATAATGTGGTTGTATTTTAGCAGCTAGCCTAAACTGACGACTCGacactttaaaaacagattaaacaaacagcGACATTGATTatgagaagagatgaagtgcaacgtaaacacttttttaatttataatagTCGCTGTTTACCGTTAGCATTCCTAGGAGAGCTAGCATTTACTTTaaggctaacgttagcttagctCGCTAAGTTACTCACCGAACTCCGGGTTTTCCTCGAGGTTGTCCTCGGTGGTAACTCTTGACTTGACAGCTCCGTTGACCCAGCAAGGAGCCAAAAGCACCATTATTAGTATGTTCCTCATCCTCAGACCTCTCGCAGAGCTAGTCTAATACTGCCATTGCCCCGAGTTTACTGTTTGTCTGCACCGCTAACGTTAGCTGAGCCACCCGGAAGTGCACCGGCTGGAAAACATCCGCTTTTCGCATAGTAactatttatcatttatcacgAAAGGcccctgatgtgtttttattatctgtgGTAAAAAGAAGTTTAGATTCAAATCCTTAGCTGTGAGTAAAAGTAGCAAGTGTGAAGTGTTATTTAAGTAACAGTGAGTAACAAAATATCCTTGAATCGCCCCTGTCATACTATTCCTTCACTGGCTTATCTTCATTTCCAAAGCAATTAAGTTAAATCAAATTTCAGAATAGTATCATGCTTTTTAATCTCAAATCCCTGAGGCtgttataaattaaatatgacacaggtataaataaataaatgcagaaataaatgaCAGATAGTTTGCAATGAAAAggctatttctgtatttatacttatttatttttccatataTCAATTCATTGATTTCTGCATTTCtacatacacatttatttatgtatacaCCAAAAAATTGAACTCTGAGTGGCCTGTGCcacccacacatacagtaaTTCCCTACACTCAGCCAGAGAGACCTGTGAGGTTTCATGTTAAATCCCTGAGGCTGTTATATATGAATGACAAAATATAACAAGtgtgtataaataaatgcataaataaatgattaaatagaaaaataaatgaaaaagattaATAAAGTTAGCAATGGGCTATTGCTGTATTTCtacttatttatttctacatttatttatgcatttttatatttaattaatttctgtATTGTCAACTCAAGATAGAAGTAGAAGATCCTATGATCACCCTGCGAACCTAATTAACACATGGAAATAGAAATACATCTGGACATTAATGGGCAAATGTAGAATTGCAGTTAGAGCCTTCGTCAGAaactatttttttatatatatttaattgtcTCTGCATTTTACTTGTCCTTGGAGTAAAAAGTATAATATTTCCATCTATACCTTCATTCTAGTGCAACTAACAGCATGATTGAATCAAAATACGCAATAAAAAGGACTTAAAATTGGTTATTAGATAAATTTGCTCCTTTACACCGCTGCCAAAGATAAATTTTATACAAAACTCCTGCGTGGACAGCTTATTTAATCAGTTATGTTTCattcaaataatattttgtataaTGTTTATGGAAAACAGAAAGTCTAATAAAGCATTTGGAAGAATAATAGATACAGTACATTTGTTTTGCAAGTAAAAAGACTAATATGGATTtggtttataaaatgttttattcatgttaacATAGCTGATACATAGGGATTCAAACAGTTCCACAAGGCTTTCAGGGACTACAATTGAATGAATAGCAAAACAATAGTGGTCCAAATCTCTAATGACAATCACTGGACAGACTAACAAATCACCCTCATTTAGGATGTGTACAAACCTGCATTGAAAATTACTAAAACTGACACTTGGacttgtgtgtgttacagcaaTTGTTCCCATTCCAGTGTAATATCTGAAGAGACATGCATGACAGAATTGTCTTCTTCCCATTAAAAAGGTCCCTGCGTTTGGTCAGACAAACAAGCACCACCATTTTCCCCCACAAAAAGACATGCTTCAGTGATAGAGTGGCATCATAACCAGGGCAGAAAGTGAGGATTTCACCAATGGGCACTACTTAGCTCTGTTATAGTTTTGTTGCCAGCATGTAAAGTGCACTGGCTTTCCCTGCAGtatgaaaattacatttgttttgatgttggaCTTCAGCTGCTGTAACCGTACCACATATTTGTAGAGACAGACTCACTACGAAAAAGCTATAGGGGAAACAAATTTTTTTATATCCAACATTTCttattgggggaaaaaaaattaaatccaaCTCTCTCAATGGTGGGATTTAGGCTTATTCAATGACGGGATATAATTTTCTCAGCCTTTAAAATTGAGCAAGGAGTCTGATACCATCGTCAAGCTACTAATCACTTTTCTACAGCTGAAACTGCACACATGGGAAGGCCAGGGCAAGCACAAACCAGAAGAATGGAgggtttcttattttttattacaccATTTGTCAAAATCAGCCATGTGAaaagaatgatttttttttttttctcagttgttTCCTTACACAACTCTTTTCAGCAGTGGGTTTCATTGGTAGAATGTTTGAGTGGAGCAATAAGGAATGAAGGATgtgtaaaaagttttttttttccttttgtcgtTTTAGGAGATGAACCCAACATTGAGGGCTGGTTTTAGTTCTcattctggttctggttctccTCGTTCCCTTCTCCGCCCTCTTCACCCTCGGTAGCGTTGTCAGAGGTCCATaactggaaagaaaaacaatatatatttgaaaaattGTCAGATATACATCCTAAATCACCAGTTCTGAATTTGATGGGTTATGAATCTATTGGTATATGCACCCAACAACCTGAACTCTCATTCATTCACATACCTTGTAGAGGTACTGACGTGATTTTAAAAATTTGAGTTTAGTTATAAATGTGTGAACATCTGCCTTTCAGGCAGTTTACTGCAGAGACTCATATGGTCTTGAATTTCCCCATCGACAATTCAAAATTTGTTAATTTCATCACTTCCTCTTGCTTAAAAAAGGAAACGATTCTGGTCCATGGATAGTGAATTAATACTTGAGGCAATTAAGTAGTGTTCTTCAAACAAAGTGAGATCATTGAACACAATGGGAATCGGCTCTCTGACAAAGGAAATGGGGTAGCGAACAACAATTTTATGCAAATCTCTTGAAACAGGCCATCTGACTATCATGGTCACTTTACTCGGTGGTTAGCCTGAGACTATGTGTGctgatttgaaaaagaaactCATGTCATGTTTCAAACAGACAGTCCCCCATTTTGTCAATTAATACACTTCATCTTGTTTGAAGCAGACATTCAAGACAGTCAAGCAAAGCACCACAGTATTGATAGTTTATATTCCATGTTAGAGCAGAACACTCACTGTCAGGTTGTCTCTGAGGAGCTGCATGATAAGAGTGCTGTCTTTGTAGGACTCCTCACTTAAATGGTCAAGCTCTGCAATGGCCTGATCGAACGCCTGTAaatcaaaaacaggaaaaatatttacaaacaGTATTACAGATAACTGAGGACAAGTGACATATTTTTGCAAGATCTACAGACTTCTTTGGCCAACAAGCAGGCTTGTTCTGGGTCGTTGAGGATCTCATAGTAGAACACGGAAAAGTTAAGTGCCAAGCCCAAGCGGATGGGATGTGTGGAGTCCATTTCTTCCTTGCTGATTTTAAATGCCTTATCGTATGCTTCCTGTGAGTCACTGATGGTCTCtggagaaaggaagaaaaaacaaaaagaaacaatcagTGAGCTTGTAATACTCAATGTATATTAAAGTCTAGGTTGAAATACAAATCCACTCAGGGAAATATCATTTTAAGACTACACTGTTTAATTTGACCAAAATTTGTCTGAGCATAACATAGGTTCTGACAACTACACAAGGTTTCTTTTCAAAGTAACTTgaaataattttgttttaagGGAGTTCTATACCAGTTGCTACAATGGTTGCAAAGAAACCACTGGATATTTAATGTTCCTGGCACTAGAAATTAACTgccaatgaaataaaatgttagaTTTCACTAGATGTTCATTTGTGAACTTGAGCGGCGCTGGTAGGCTTGTGCCCAGCTAAACTATCAGCAGGTGACTCAAGCTTTATTATTTAAAGCAAAACCTTTCTAGAGCGAATAAATCTTCTCATCCAACGCTCGGCAAGAAAGTGAGTACGAATTTCCCGTAGAAATCAACTTATTAAATTTAACTAAAGGACAGGTTTTATTCTACATTTCTTATCGTCAACAAATCCTATGAAAAGCCAAACAGTGAACTGATCTGACTAACTAGTATTGTATGTGTACCCTAACCCTGGAACAAATTTCCTTTGAGTATTGAAATGACATTGTTGGTAAAACATAAAATTGATGAGCCACATTACTGTTTTGTGCACCTCAAGCTGCTGAACATTAGTAATCACTAGCACACCAAGCAAATGAGAATTAATTTGCAGGTGAAAACCATCATCAGcagtaaagtttattattaactATAGTGCGCACATTTACAAATTGAATCAGAACCAGTAAACTTCATGTAAAGTGCTACAGATGTCTAAAAGTATCGAGAAACTCACAAATTTATTGTGcctttttgttagttttttccCCACAAGATCTGCTGACGTCAATAAAATATAGATCTCCACAAcctatgtttttgttttcctccatcgAGTAAGAGTCAGTTTCCCCAGGTAAAGGTGAAGCAAATGGAATTAACTGAAACCCAAACGCTGTCCAGCTATTTTGAGTTTCCAAGACAAAAGGCGATGATTTACACTAAAAGCCAAAGGTTTAAGCTCATAAATCAATTTCTATTTCATGCCAAGTTTTGCTTCAGAGGCTGACAAAGAAAAGGTTTTAGTAAAGGTCAAGTTTTTCAGAAAACTTCCTTTTAGGAGGTAGTTAAAAACATACTACATACCCCAGATCAGTGGGTGGCGGTACTGTGCCTGAAAGCAGTTTTCCAACAgaccataaaaacaaaaagaaactaatGCAACTACACTGAGTGAGGGCAAGATGAAAGCTGTCTCAAGTGTGATTACACTTGAGAAAGTCAACACTGGCTGCAATATTTATGATGCAAGGTTAACACAAATACCTTTAAAGGCTGATGAACAAACAGCGTTCGAGCCATGGCAGTAGCTACAGCTAGCAATAGCTCCCTTGCAGCCAGCGCTGAATCATCCATGGACGATGTAACGTTTAAGGCATCGACAACATTGACATTTTAGCCAGTTGGGCTGGATTGCTGGTCTTATAACTGGTATAACTGGTCTTTGCGATAACTGAGCTTCGTTTCAAATTACCCTAGTATTTGTTTAAAGCGTTACCAAACACTGGCTGCCTCTAAAATTCCTTGCCAACATGCCATTTGGTACTCTAAAGCGAGTCAGACTTGTTTCTGCATGTCTGAAGCCCTAGTATAAAAATCAAAAAGTACATGAACCGCATGCAGTTTACTGGGAAATATTTGCGCATGAACTATGCAAGAATTACAATAGTGATGACAATGACATCATAAGAGAAAATGCAAGTGAGGCACCTACAGGGACTGAATTCCAGGTACCAGTGCCCAACAGCTtaacaacagagacaaaacatttttggcCATATGTCCCCAGCATAAATGCTAaggtaacagcttcaaaatAATATTAGATTTTGCAGAAATAGCCAGGTAGCTGATTTAACAGGAAAACTTGGATCTACATGCAATACTTACTGCTAATAATGGAGCAGTGAAGGCAAAGAAATTCTTTAACATACAGTTTTCCCCCCTATGAGGGAACTCtgcccccctccacccccacctccctcctaTAAGATAGGACACTGGTCACAGGACTGTGACACATCGACCCATTTGACGTCATTTCGAGCTTTTAGCTCCAAGACAAAATCTGTCACATTCCTATTCGGAGCGTGAAGGGGCCCAGATTCAAAAagacaggggggggggttactTTTGTTTCTACAtataaatgaaagacaaatgGATACCTTAAAGACTCACATTTACTCAGTGTACATTAAgagaagcaaagagaaaaattgAACTTAAAAATGTTGGTGTCTTTCTAAAACTAAACCAAGTACTTATGAAAACTCACTTTTTTTGTCATCTCCATTGGCAACCTCAGCAAGGTATCTGAAGTAGTCACCCTTCATTTTTAGATAGAAGACCTTGCTCTCGCCATTTTTGGAGTGTGGAATTAAAAAGTTATCCAGCAGTTTCTGTGAAGACAAAAATGACAGATCAATTTAATAAAGTACATGCACAGTGAACTAAACCATAGGCACACCACAACAACCAAATATGGATGATTATGGCATCACTTAGTGAAACTCTAGTCATGCTATTTAACTGAAAAGTCATAACCTGTCtgagatttttctttattttattataagaaAAAAAGGATCTGCTCACTCTGCCATAAAGCCCAGATAAATACAGGCCATATTTAAAGCAGCTTGTTTTAAGAATTCTTGAGGCCACTGTGCTCTTAGTAACTCTGAGCTCTACGGATAGAATCTCTTGGTTTGATTTTGCACTAATATGCTTTTTCAGCTCTGAGACCTTTTGTAGGTTCGTGCCTCCATTCAAGGTTTGGAAGCATCTCACAAGATGTTTGAGTGGAAGGAACCTGAGCTAAATGTCAAGTGTCAAACAATGATTCTGACTATTTATGCATGTTCAATTTCCCTTTATTCAAAAATATTGCtatatatttttgcttcattgctattgtgttttttttgcataatgctgcaacataaaatgtgaaaagggTCCAGTGTGAATACCAATGACCCAAATGTCCCATGAGCCTTCATCCaccagagagcagagcagagcgcAGCTCAATGACTAATGAATATACGGTTCTGCTCCATCAGGAGTCAAGAAAATGTGCTCAACCAGTAACATTAGAGGAAACATTTTGTTCTGTGTCAGATTGGACTAAAGTTGCTCCAAATTGTCCACAACCAGGGCAAGCTACTCGTGTGCCCCCAGCTGCCTCCTGCACCAGATTCCTTCCCTCAGCAATGTACAGCAACTATCTGATGTCTTACTGCTGATTTAAGACTTTGCAACATTCTTTCTTTGCCTAATGATATTTCCTCAATGTTTAATTAGCAGCATCTAGAGAATGATACAAGCACCACCTACAACTACTATTTGAAATTTAGCTTCAGATTAAGGATTAAATTGTTTAACATTAAATCTGTAGCTtccaacaaaagacaaaaacattccCTCAAAACTACAATTACATGCTACAAATCACACCCTGTGATTACACTCATGGCCAAGTCATCCATCTTTCCACAGACTTGAGAAGATTACAAGGGCTAATCTGTGTCAGTGAAACCATGGATAAAGCTCAAGTTAACCGATTTAGAGAGCAGATTAATCATTTCGCCTAGAATGAAAAAGCCTTCCATCACCTCGACCCGATGACAGCCCTGACTGTCTGTTCAGATAGGATATTAATATCATATTTGACTTTTCGAAATGCAATTATTTAAAAACgaaatgttttttctcctgCACATAGGAGCAAGATGTCTCTCTCATGAGTCAAACCCACACGATCAGCCACTCCCAAGTCATTTACTGACTCAGCAAAAATATGTGCACGTCTCAAGTGCAAAGCATTCATCTTTCACTACGTGCTCTATACAATAGACAAGAGGAATGGATTTACTCTCAGGGCATTCACACAAAGATCTAATTTCAGTCACCAGTGCTACTAAGATAGTACAAATAGTGTCGCTAAATGAAAGCCTAACTGGTTGTTTGAACCTTCAGACGCCTAAACAAGAATATATACTTCCCAAAAATGAACTAAACTCTATTTAGCAATTTGATTAGCTACAGGGTGTTTGGTGATGTAGCAGGGGATCATTGTAGTTGCTGACTTCATCACCATTGCCGTCATTGTATCAGCTTTTTCCAGTCAGTATTCCTTCAGTGTCAGTCATTCGTGAGGTCTACtcttttccaaaacaaatggaGGTAACCAACTAAAATTAAACGATAGAATAAAGCTCTTGTCAGAAACACTCCGATTTAGCGCTTAAGTCAGCTGGCTCACTCTTAGGTCATTGGTCAACCACTTAAGAGCATGGAATGAAACTTTCATTCCGCTCACCCAAAGGTTTCCTGATCAGCTGTACGTACACACCACTGTAGCTATGGTAAAAATGGAGGTGGCCCTGCGGTAGATAATTTACAGGGGGAGAAAATAGGAAGGAATGCAAACGAGGCATTTCAGGCACTCCAGGAGCAGTGCTTTGAGGGCGAGAAGGACTTCCTTTGTTGAAGACTCTGGCCTTTGTGATCTAGCAGACCCTCTACAGGCATAAAAATCTATGACGAAAGATAGGGGGGGAATATGAGCACTTTAAAAATCATCGTGGAGGGACTGCACTGTGCTGCTCCTAAATTTTGCTCAGGTTGTCCCTCTGATAATATTTTTTACCAGAAGCCAACAATAAATCCAAGTGAACCACTGAATAAAGCAGTTTCACTTCAGAAATCAGTGTCGCCAAAACACTTCCGTGGACATAGAACTCGTCCGATGGGCTGTGAGCCAAGCTGCTGCTAATGGTTGTTCAACTAGATTCTTTGATAGCTTGAGATCAGACTTCTGATTACCAACCTTCCTTTATCCTGTTAATTAGTTAAATTGAGTAAGTATCATTAAAATGGTTTAAACCTCAAGTCAATTTTGATCAAACAATGCCAACACATCCGCAAAGGGCAAATACAGCTATTAGAGGCAGCACACAATTTCTTTCATGTCGCAAGACTTTTTTCCCCTCCCGAGTTAATTGTAGTTAtaaaatttatgaaaatgtacTTATCAGTAGAAATGACAGACttcattatatcaatatatataataaatttgTTATATTCCTATTAAACTTTCTATTGCAATATTTGtagcaccttttttttttaaagtcaccCATCCCTACCCAAGCAGCTCCGCAGTGCATTTTAGAGACAGCAGCTCAGGGAAAGTGTCTCAATCTTCCAGCTAGGCTTACACCCAGATCTCCTCTAAGCCATTATGGATGCAGGccagaaataaatgtaaagcaATCTGTGCTGTTGCATTAGATTAAACGAGAGATGAAAGCATTCCCCCCCTTGACCCAACCAGTATTTCAGTAGATGATGGCATTAAAACGCAGAGAGAAATGTCTGGGAATTTTAGTTGAAACCAAATGGCACAGTATCTCAGGCTTCAATCTGTAGCTCAGCAGGAGGGTGTCATTTTTGGCTTTCTGTACAAACTGGGCTTAGAGTAGGAGTCCTTtgagcatgtaaaaaaaaaaatcttgcacTTGGCTAACCACATTAGGCTTCAATCTGCCAGATGGGACTGCATGGACATAGAGCCTAGCATGGCTGTACAGAAAACAGTATAGCCCTTATCTTTCCTGTGTGTGGCTtgaacccctcctcctcctcctcctctcagacacACCTTGCTGGTGCAGTCACTCTGACCTTTTGTCAGTTCACACCCTCACAAGGTTTCAAGCCCATTGTTCTAAATCCAGATTCTCAAAAGGCAGGAACAGTGGGAGGACTACATAATACTTCCTTGTCCTTCTCCGCCTGTAGGGGCCTTATTTATACAACAGGGCGCTCACAGGAAACAGGGAAGATGCCGTTCGAAAAATAATCATGAGTCACTGTaaatgtgtgcgtgcacgttTCGGGACTAAGCGAAATTGCGTTAACATTTAAGTCGCATTCGACCCATTTTTGTGCGCATCCATAAATAGTTGGGCTACACAGGACATTGGTTTTTAGATAATA of the Hippoglossus stenolepis isolate QCI-W04-F060 chromosome 10, HSTE1.2, whole genome shotgun sequence genome contains:
- the LOC118116295 gene encoding 14-3-3 protein zeta; the protein is MDKAVDKADLIQKAKLAEQSERYEDMADFMRKVTEISTEEDPLLNEERNLLSVAYKNVVGARRSAWRVLSSIGAKTDQAQTKKQQLVTEYREKVEKELQDICNNVLKLLDNFLIPHSKNGESKVFYLKMKGDYFRYLAEVANGDDKKKTISDSQEAYDKAFKISKEEMDSTHPIRLGLALNFSVFYYEILNDPEQACLLAKEAFDQAIAELDHLSEESYKDSTLIMQLLRDNLTLWTSDNATEGEEGGEGNEENQNQNEN